The Argonema galeatum A003/A1 genome includes a window with the following:
- a CDS encoding DUF6883 domain-containing protein yields MTIEPEIDPRKFSEYSLNPNHPDNKGKWQAFAQLGYDVETPEGRNRATENLIQQLRQGLINVPSIPGEPTVHGLRFKVRVRITGLNGQEGTLVTSWQIDVGKDIPRLITNWLEVDR; encoded by the coding sequence ATGACAATAGAACCGGAAATTGACCCCCGTAAATTTAGCGAATACTCTCTCAACCCAAATCATCCCGACAATAAAGGGAAATGGCAGGCTTTTGCCCAGTTAGGGTATGATGTAGAAACACCTGAAGGGCGTAACCGGGCTACTGAAAACTTGATTCAACAGTTGCGTCAAGGTTTGATTAATGTACCATCTATTCCCGGCGAACCGACAGTTCACGGGCTAAGATTTAAGGTGCGAGTCAGAATTACAGGACTAAATGGCCAAGAAGGAACGCTTGTCACCAGCTGGCAAATAGATGTAGGAAAAGATATACCTAGACTAATTACAAACTGGTTAGAAGTAGACCGATAA
- a CDS encoding aminotransferase class I/II-fold pyridoxal phosphate-dependent enzyme, which translates to MNSLQQLLEAEQALFSIFSRIDAKVKQNLKRVLEAFRRHRVGAHHFAGVSGYGHDDLGRETLDKVFADVMGAEAAVVRVQFVSGTHAIATALFGVLRPGDEMLAVVGSPYDTLEEVIGLRGHGHGSLIDFGIKYRELPLTGEGTVDWEALSQTIGDNTRLVLIQRSCGYSWRPSLSIADIEKIVYIVKQQNPDIVCFVDNCYGEFIEEREPTHVGADLIAGSLIKNPGGTVVAAGGYVAGRADLVEAAACRLTAPGIGSAGGATFDQNRLLFQGLFLAPQMVGEAMKGNHLTAYVFDKLGYPVNPLPLAPRRDVIQAIKLGSPEKLIAFCRVVQQHSPIDSYVEPVPWDMPGYESQVVMAGGTFIEGSTLEFSADGPLREPYVVFCQGGTHWTHVALALEALIDAIGPAPGY; encoded by the coding sequence ATGAACAGCCTTCAACAGCTGCTGGAAGCAGAACAGGCACTATTTTCGATTTTTTCTCGTATTGACGCTAAGGTCAAGCAAAATCTCAAACGAGTGCTGGAAGCGTTTCGGCGTCATCGGGTAGGGGCTCATCATTTTGCCGGTGTTTCCGGTTATGGGCACGACGATTTGGGACGCGAGACGTTGGATAAGGTGTTTGCCGATGTTATGGGTGCTGAAGCTGCGGTAGTGCGGGTGCAGTTTGTTTCTGGCACTCACGCGATCGCAACTGCCCTGTTTGGCGTCCTGCGTCCCGGAGATGAAATGTTGGCTGTCGTGGGTTCCCCCTACGACACGCTCGAAGAAGTCATCGGCTTGCGCGGTCATGGGCATGGTTCTCTAATCGATTTTGGCATCAAATATCGGGAATTACCTCTGACTGGCGAAGGAACTGTGGACTGGGAAGCCCTCTCTCAAACGATAGGGGATAATACGCGCCTCGTGTTAATCCAGCGTTCCTGCGGTTACTCTTGGCGTCCCAGTCTCTCGATCGCCGATATTGAGAAAATAGTTTACATTGTCAAGCAGCAAAATCCCGACATAGTGTGCTTTGTGGATAATTGCTATGGGGAATTTATCGAAGAGAGGGAACCCACCCATGTCGGTGCAGACTTGATTGCTGGGTCGTTGATTAAAAATCCCGGCGGGACTGTCGTTGCTGCGGGTGGGTACGTTGCTGGTAGGGCAGATTTGGTGGAAGCGGCAGCTTGTCGCCTGACGGCACCAGGAATTGGCAGTGCTGGTGGTGCTACATTCGATCAGAATCGTTTGCTGTTTCAAGGTTTGTTTTTGGCACCGCAAATGGTAGGGGAGGCGATGAAGGGCAATCACCTGACGGCTTATGTGTTCGACAAGTTGGGTTATCCGGTGAATCCTTTGCCTTTGGCACCCCGGCGGGATGTCATTCAAGCTATTAAGCTGGGTTCGCCTGAGAAGCTGATCGCTTTTTGTCGGGTCGTTCAGCAGCATTCGCCGATCGATTCTTATGTGGAACCCGTTCCTTGGGATATGCCGGGTTATGAGAGTCAGGTGGTGATGGCTGGCGGTACGTTTATCGAGGGCAGTACTTTGGAGTTTTCGGCTGATGGGCCCTTGCGTGAACCATACGTGGTATTTTGTCAAGGGGGAACGCATTGGACTCATGTTGCTCTAGCACTTGAAGCGTTGATTGATGCGATCGGGCCTGCGCCGGGGTATTGA
- a CDS encoding acyl-CoA desaturase produces MTLATSTKLRPHWVVILFMVAIHTAAIFAFLPGNFSWAAVGLAVFLHWVTGGLGITLGYHRLVTHRSFETPKWLEYLLVFFGTLAMQGGTIDWVGMHRLHHLHSDSEGDPHDSNQGFLWSHLSWMLYQLPQTKEIPRFTKDIAEDPVYQFLQKYFLPLQILLGVVLYLLGGWPFVLWGIFVRLVAVYHCTWLVNSATHKFGYRTYESGDRSTNCWWVAVLVYGEGWHNNHHAFQYSARHGLKWWEIDMTWMTIQLLQTLGLATNVKLAQQK; encoded by the coding sequence ATGACGCTTGCCACCTCGACCAAACTTCGCCCCCATTGGGTTGTGATCCTTTTCATGGTTGCGATTCACACCGCTGCCATCTTCGCCTTCCTTCCCGGCAACTTTAGCTGGGCCGCTGTAGGCTTAGCTGTTTTTCTGCACTGGGTGACGGGTGGTTTGGGCATCACCCTGGGCTATCATCGCCTAGTCACCCACCGCAGTTTTGAGACTCCCAAGTGGCTAGAATATCTCCTAGTTTTCTTCGGTACCTTAGCCATGCAAGGCGGGACAATTGATTGGGTGGGTATGCACCGCCTGCATCATTTGCACTCGGATAGTGAAGGCGATCCACATGACTCCAATCAAGGATTTTTGTGGAGTCATTTAAGCTGGATGCTTTATCAGCTACCGCAAACAAAAGAAATTCCTCGTTTCACGAAAGACATTGCAGAAGATCCAGTTTATCAGTTTTTACAAAAGTATTTTCTCCCGCTCCAAATTCTTCTGGGGGTAGTGCTTTATCTGCTGGGAGGCTGGCCTTTTGTACTGTGGGGAATCTTCGTGCGTTTAGTTGCGGTATACCACTGCACTTGGCTAGTCAACAGCGCCACGCATAAATTTGGCTATCGCACTTATGAGTCTGGCGATCGATCCACCAACTGCTGGTGGGTAGCGGTGCTAGTCTACGGTGAAGGTTGGCACAACAATCACCATGCCTTTCAATATTCTGCTCGTCACGGTTTGAAGTGGTGGGAAATTGACATGACATGGATGACTATTCAATTATTACAAACCCTTGGTCTGGCCACCAATGTAAAACTAGCGCAGCAAAAGTAG
- a CDS encoding glutamate-5-semialdehyde dehydrogenase translates to MTAEPFDPSPDLIATVRRTYQASFDLATTKGVDRSRAVVAMAQALKRASDEILEANTLDLLASREMAVPDIILDWLKLTPERLQTTIQMLQRLGELSDPLRRVMNASYQLEQSQTYCQLMPLGAIALVYEAFPGLGALTAGLCIKTGNSLILRGGTEASHSNAAIATALQSALEETGMPIGSLELLPSDRGSSLRDLITQDRYVNLVIPYGRPSLVQQVVRQSTAPVLKSGMGNCYLFWAPSGSLELARWMILDSHQSEPDPVNAIEKVLIHSNQKPSSLVTLWNSLKEKGFKIRADAQLMAEFPDLKLANESEWGEPYLTKTVAFKVVNSLEEAIAWINQYSSGHADSIVTESYQESRQFALGVNSASTYINASPRFSRNPSRSEGIFLGMSNQKGHRRGLISMESLTTLKHIVQGNGRF, encoded by the coding sequence ATGACCGCTGAACCGTTCGATCCTTCACCAGATTTGATTGCGACAGTTCGCCGCACCTATCAAGCCTCTTTCGACTTAGCCACTACCAAGGGAGTCGATCGCAGCCGTGCGGTTGTGGCAATGGCACAAGCGCTTAAACGCGCCTCAGACGAGATCTTGGAAGCAAATACTCTCGATCTTTTGGCGAGTCGAGAGATGGCGGTGCCAGACATAATTTTAGATTGGCTGAAACTGACACCCGAACGCCTCCAGACGACGATCCAAATGCTGCAACGGTTAGGAGAATTGTCCGACCCTCTGCGGCGGGTGATGAATGCTTCCTATCAACTAGAACAATCCCAGACTTACTGCCAGTTGATGCCTTTGGGGGCGATCGCTTTGGTGTATGAGGCGTTTCCGGGATTGGGGGCGCTGACGGCGGGTTTGTGTATCAAAACAGGGAATAGTTTGATTCTGCGGGGCGGAACTGAAGCGAGTCATTCTAATGCTGCGATCGCAACTGCTTTGCAGTCAGCCTTGGAAGAGACTGGGATGCCTATAGGATCTCTGGAACTGCTACCATCCGATCGGGGGAGTTCCCTGCGAGATTTGATAACTCAAGATCGATACGTCAATTTAGTGATTCCCTACGGTCGCCCCAGTCTAGTGCAGCAAGTGGTACGGCAGTCAACTGCGCCTGTCTTAAAATCGGGGATGGGCAACTGTTACCTTTTTTGGGCCCCTTCTGGCAGTTTGGAATTAGCTCGCTGGATGATTTTAGATAGCCATCAGAGCGAACCAGATCCGGTGAATGCGATCGAGAAAGTTCTCATCCACAGCAATCAAAAGCCCTCTTCTTTGGTCACGCTTTGGAACAGCTTGAAGGAAAAGGGCTTTAAAATTCGAGCAGATGCCCAGTTAATGGCTGAGTTTCCAGATTTGAAGCTGGCTAACGAGTCGGAGTGGGGGGAACCTTATTTAACCAAGACGGTGGCTTTTAAAGTGGTGAATAGCCTGGAAGAAGCGATCGCCTGGATTAACCAATACAGCAGCGGTCACGCTGATAGTATTGTCACGGAATCTTATCAGGAAAGTCGTCAGTTTGCCTTGGGCGTGAATAGCGCCTCGACTTACATCAATGCCAGCCCTAGATTTTCTCGCAATCCCTCAAGAAGCGAAGGCATTTTTCTGGGTATGTCTAACCAAAAAGGGCATCGGCGGGGGTTGATTAGTATGGAAAGCTTGACAACGCTTAAGCATATTGTTCAAGGAAATGGACGATTTTAA